One window from the genome of Cardiocondyla obscurior isolate alpha-2009 linkage group LG04, Cobs3.1, whole genome shotgun sequence encodes:
- the LOC139102334 gene encoding LOW QUALITY PROTEIN: pre-mRNA-splicing factor 38B (The sequence of the model RefSeq protein was modified relative to this genomic sequence to represent the inferred CDS: substituted 1 base at 1 genomic stop codon) has translation MVKPSRPKLMARVLNAIGNLGNVKGSSVHDVLDFIRQCNKSSRNLTMQVTXVQRALKHAVNAGLLRHKSGRYKLLATLNFNHDSNPSTSKEPAADNQKNIEIKAKSDVQAISDVKPSRTQKRKKRITSRQRNARRRTSKTKRNSRSSPYTERSSATKNQKRRQQKRTHEAEEFENQSSGQYILHGRNDSPVPFDRRTKRSGVSKRKLKSDFSDENDRDSYVGQKRAFRARKSLRRESRCRESPAKSKGRSASRARTPQQQLQQTMHARQHPVEEIENNKEHCNENRGSMERNLAHQEAYDDEERICEPNESNSGSTLESSRD, from the exons atggtTAAACCATCGAGGCCGAAACTTATGGCACGCGTGCTGAACGCGATTGGAAATCTTGGTAACGTCAAAGGTTCATCGGTACACGACGTTCTCGATTTCATTCGACAATGCAACAAATCGTCAAGAAATTTGACAATGCAGGTGACATAA GTACAGCGAGCTTTAAAGCACGCAGTGAACGCTGGACTTCTACGGCATAAAAGTGGCCGCTACAAATTACTAGCCACTTTGAATTTTAATCACGACTCTAATCCATCTACCAGTAAAGAACCCGCCGCTGATAatcagaaaaatattgaaataaaagcaaaatcCGACGTCCAAGCAATTAGCGACGTGAAACCTTCTCGAACGCAAAAGCGCAA aaaaagaattacgtCACGACAACGAAATGCTAGACGTCGTACTagtaaaacaaaaaggaaTTCTCGAAGTTCGCCATACACTGAGCGATCCAGTGCCACTAAAAATCAAAAG CGTCGACAGCAAAAGCGCACACACGAGGCCGAGGAGTTTGAGAATCAGTCATCCGGACAGTATATCTTGCATGGAAGAAACGATTCGCCCGTACCATTCGATCGCAGAACGAAACGTTCAGGAGTATCCAAGCGAAAGCTCAAGTCCGACTTCTCTGACGAGAACGATCGCGATAGCTACGTGGGTCAGAAGCGCGCTTTTCGTG caaGAAAGTCATTGCGTCGAGAATCGAGATGCAGAGAGTCACCCGCGAAATCGAAGGGCAGATCAGCGTCTCGAGCTCGAACTCCGCAACAGCAGTTGCAGCAAACGATGCACGCGCGACAGCATCCAGTTGAGGAgatcgaaaataataaagagcATTGTAACGAGAATCGCGGATCCATGGAACGCAACCTGGCGCATCAAGAAGCATACGACGACGAGGAAAGGATTTGCGAACCGAACGAGAGTAACAGCGGTAGCACCCTAGAGAGCTCGAGAGATTGA